The genome window AATGGCTGCTCCGGCGTCTTCCACCTCGCCTCTCCTTGCACCGTCGATCAAGTCCAAGACCCCGAGGTTGCTTCATCTTCACAAAAAGGCCATAAAAGAAGCTCAATTCTTTGtaattatgattatatttaGATGAAATTGTTGTGCTTTTTGTTATACAGAAGGAGCTTCTGGACCCGGCGATCAAAGGAACGCTTAATGTTCTGACGGCAGCGAAGCAGGCTGGGGTCATTCGAGTGGTGCTGACATCCTCCGTCTCCGCCATCACTCCCAGCCCTCGCTGGCCGTCCGATAAGATCAAGGGTGAGGATTGCTGGACCGACATTGACTACTGCACGCAGAAGGGAGTGAGTTACTGAGTGCCTAAGTTCTTTGTTATTTtagtttgaaaattttaaaattgggGACTGTGATGTGATGCTGATtgtgtttggtgtttggttaGTTGTGGTATCCATTGTCGAAAACTTTGGCAGAGAAAGCTGCGTGGGAATTTGCCAAGGAGAAGGGATTGGATGTGGTTGTGGTGAATCCTGGCACCGTGATGGGCGATGTCATTTCGCCCAGGCTCAATGGTAGCATGGTGATGCTAGTGCGCCTTCTTGAGGGTATTGTTCTCTGCGCATTTGTGTTTGAATATCTTCTAGCTTTGCACCTAGAAGTAGATTGTTGACTCCATCCAATTCTCATATGTGCAGTCTTATTTGAATACTCTATTATTGTGTAATGTTCTGTTGCCTGATAGTTTGCCATGTTATGTTGCCAAATTGTCAATCAAAATCATACATTTAGATCAGACATAGTTTTGCATTTGATTGACAGTTTGTTTGATAACATAACATCTCTGTAGTAAGAGAACATTTCCCATTTATTATTTGTGGCAACATGAGACTAGGTGACCAAGTTCTTATTGAGGCTGTAGTTGGTAGATGAACCAGAAAGCAGGTGGACATTAGATATCTTCTGAAAAGACATTTCTTCTAAAGAAAGGTTTGCGTttggtttttaaaatcttGAAGTATTTCTTCAGTTATAATACTTGAGtttgtttgaagttttttGCCTAGTTAGTCCCCAAGTTTGGAGAAGGTGGATTGTGTGAGAATGAGTGTGTGTGGCAATAGAGGAATCCTTTTGCACCCCTTTGCTAGCAAGCAAATACTTGGCTCCTTCTTTCCTGCAAATCACCCTTTCACATGTGTgcagaatttaattttttctttctttcttttgagcGTTTAATGAGTTATCTTTGCACACGTATGAAGCTGTGACTTGCAAGTACAGAGGACTGGCTCCTTCCAGATAAGGAGCCAAGCAGAGTTCCTGCTAGCATATGTTTCTCTTTAAGTTTGATAGTTTATGTCAATAAAGGGTCGGTTTTTGGTTTCCTTAAATTGTCTATCCATGTCACCTTATCTCTTATCCTGGTTAGTGGAGGAGTGGACAGAAGGGTAATGGCCCTAGAAACATCATGACTGAAGTAACAAGGAAAATCGATCaaccttaaaaagaaaaagaattgacAATATCCTTGTCAATCTTTGCTGCAGGCTGCACTGAAACATACGAGAACTTCTTTATGGGATCTGTGCATTTTAAAGATGTAGCTCTTGCACACATTTTAGTGTATGAGAACAAATCGGCCACTGGTAGACACATGTGCGTTGAAGCTATATCACATTATGGTGACTTCGTGGCCAAGGTAGCTGAACTTTACCCTGAGTACAAGGTTCCGAGGTAAATTCCAGTCCTTAGACACCTGTAAAGTGGCTTTGCAACTGAATCtatgtgcatatatatatatattgccaTAACTTTgtgcatatattttttttttggccataACTATGTGCATATCTTAAGTTTAGGAGTTTGGTTTCCTGATAACAACAATAAGCATCAGAACGTCAAATATGCAGTATTGTGAAACTGATACCCTATGTTATAATTGATAGCAAAACAACAGATGATCAAGCTCGACCTCATCATAACACAGCTACAGCTCAATGTACTGAATTATGTTCTCACAAAAGCTTACTATAAGTACTTGTAAATCCTTCTCCAAAAATTAATGAGAAAAAATCTGTTATTTTACAATAATTACTGTCAAGACATCAAATGCTTCATTGCAACTTCTTTAACTGCCAGCACCCCTTTTACCGTCATTCCATGAACACATGGCTTTGAAATTGCTCAAGCTATTAATACGTTTATTATTGTGCAGTTTGCCGAAGGATACCCAACCTGGATTGCTGAGGGAAAAAAATGGCGCGAAGAAGCTAATGAACTTGGGTTTAGAATTCATTCCCATGGATCAGATCATCAAGGATGCTGTTGAGAGCCTAAAGAGCAAGGGATTTATTTCATAAACGAAACTGAAGGATATGAAACTTATGAGGAACGTAGTTATTGTAAAAGTGGTGTGGACATGCAACCTAAATGATATAGTTAATGGATTGTGTTTAATATTATGTACCAGTCATGCCTCCGTGCAATCTGTACATGAATAAATAAGCAACATTTGAATGTTCATAATCTGTTATGCTGTGGTATTtgcttaaaattaaaagttaacATAGTCCCAAACTCAATTCTCATTTACTGGCTCAAGGTGCAGCGGATGGTGAAAAgctacaatttttatttattttcatattcacAAACATTAAGCTAATAAGGCAAAGACATTAGATTCATCGTACTTGTAACTCAAGCAATTATGAGCgcaaatatgaatttttgagCAAAACTTGTTCTCATGGGAAAAAGATTCCAAGATTAAGACCCAGATCCCAAGTTTTTCAATTCCCAATTCATCGTCACACTCTGTCAGCTTAGctacatttttaattttgactaTTTTTCAGGTCACACACATTTTTGGATTTTCAGAATTTAATTTGAGTTGTTGGTCTGAACTGATTTCATTTAGATGTAGGGATGGGGAAGACAAGTAAAATGCTATTTTGACAGAGCGGATGAATGGTGTTTGTAAAATTTAACATCTTCAAACATAAACGGATGAGACTTATCAGTCAAACGCAGATACaccccctccccctccccctccccctcccccaaaTGGTCCCACAGTCCGCTCCCCAATCTATATTGAGCTGATGTTTAACATTTACTTTCAGAAGCTACATGATTGCTTCTGTTCACGGAATTTATTCATTAGTCATCATGTTTATTTACAACAAGGGATTCTAGTAGTTAAATAATGTCATACATTATAGATGGATCCTTTGTTGTTTAACCATTTTATAATAAGTtacaataatttaaaaataagagGTTGCACACCTTTATAATTTCTCTGGTATCATGGTTAGAATCTGAAGTTCACATCTATAACCAAATTCAGCTTCTTAATCCTGTTTTGTTGCTCCTTAAGATGCAAATAGAAAACCAGAAACCATTTAGAGTGTTTATTACCTTTAATTAGTTGAACACTTCCTTGTCCTGGCGTAGACAAGGTATAGAGGGCAGTCATTGAGGTCTCAATGTTGCTTCTTATGGTGAACTCCCtgtaaattttgttgggttgggGATGTTCAAGTTTCCGAAGCATAGATCAAATTGCCAGTATTAAACAGCACCATTTTTGCAGACTAAAAGTACATAGATCAGTAGGAGAGAAATAGAATCTTGGCCTGCAGTAATACAGATGTTTTTGCTTAGATTCAATATCTGcctttgttattattatttatcccCGTTTATGAAGGGATGAACCAGCTAAATTACAAAGCC of Prunus persica cultivar Lovell unplaced genomic scaffold, Prunus_persica_NCBIv2 scaffold_203, whole genome shotgun sequence contains these proteins:
- the LOC18784542 gene encoding cinnamoyl-CoA reductase 1, which gives rise to SLLFSLKRRRVVFVADDEGETKHLEALEGASTRLRLFQIDLLDYNSIFAAINGCSGVFHLASPCTVDQVQDPEKELLDPAIKGTLNVLTAAKQAGVIRVVLTSSVSAITPSPRWPSDKIKGEDCWTDIDYCTQKGLWYPLSKTLAEKAAWEFAKEKGLDVVVVNPGTVMGDVISPRLNGSMVMLVRLLEGCTETYENFFMGSVHFKDVALAHILVYENKSATGRHMCVEAISHYGDFVAKVAELYPEYKVPSLPKDTQPGLLREKNGAKKLMNLGLEFIPMDQIIKDAVESLKSKGFIS